The Legionella lytica genome has a segment encoding these proteins:
- a CDS encoding tyrosine-type recombinase/integrase, translated as MTKNTYIENYMAYQKSTDKSPATLASYRSDLMQFAIWFESINKVEMGLVNITPTDTRQYKQQLIDSNLRPQTINRRLLSLKYFLEWGWDTKRIKYRFPLPKTVKQSQVIPKWLTKLQQNQLLRHIEHHGNTRDLAIVKILLNTGLRVSELCSIRWAHIVMSDRKGKLLVNAGKGCKYREVPLNKDARQAFLDLDQKTHAGSDAYVFLGQRGVLSPRAIQLLLKRLNIPAELGAISPHQFRHTFCKNLVDAGISLEKVASLAGHERLDTTKLYCHPSFADLSDAVERIGELD; from the coding sequence ATGACTAAAAATACCTATATTGAAAACTACATGGCCTACCAAAAATCAACTGATAAGTCTCCAGCGACCCTAGCAAGCTATCGAAGCGATTTAATGCAATTTGCCATTTGGTTTGAATCTATTAATAAGGTTGAAATGGGGCTGGTCAATATTACACCAACCGATACGCGCCAATACAAACAACAGTTAATTGATTCTAATCTCAGACCACAAACCATCAACCGCCGGCTATTGTCATTGAAATATTTTTTGGAATGGGGATGGGATACTAAGCGGATTAAATACCGTTTTCCCTTACCAAAGACAGTAAAACAATCTCAGGTAATACCTAAATGGTTGACGAAGCTTCAGCAGAATCAATTACTGCGCCACATAGAACATCATGGGAATACAAGAGATCTCGCTATTGTTAAAATTCTATTAAATACAGGCTTACGTGTTAGCGAACTATGTAGTATAAGATGGGCGCATATTGTTATGAGTGATAGAAAGGGGAAATTATTAGTGAATGCTGGCAAAGGGTGTAAGTACCGTGAAGTTCCTCTAAATAAAGATGCACGCCAGGCGTTTTTAGATTTGGATCAAAAAACACATGCCGGTAGCGATGCTTATGTGTTCCTTGGTCAACGAGGTGTTCTATCCCCCCGTGCTATTCAGCTGCTGTTAAAAAGGCTAAATATTCCTGCTGAGCTGGGAGCAATATCACCACACCAGTTTAGACATACTTTTTGTAAAAATCTGGTGGATGCAGGGATTAGTTTGGAAAAAGTAGCCTCACTTGCCGGTCACGAGCGATTAGATACCACAAAATTATATTGTCATCCGTCTTTTGCTGATCTTAGTGATGCAGTAGAGCGAATTGGAGAGCTTGATTAA
- a CDS encoding MarR family winged helix-turn-helix transcriptional regulator yields the protein MNTSTLLKKANRLLIKKANELLKPHGITHAYTYFLMELYQQDGLTQSEMHKRIGIEQPTAVRTLDRMERDGLILREQSPTDRRALFIKLTDKGKRYKEIILGCAKELNDFSLRGFTDNDRALFNQLINRLNSNLDS from the coding sequence ATGAATACATCTACCTTACTTAAAAAAGCCAATCGTCTCCTAATTAAGAAAGCGAATGAATTATTAAAGCCACACGGAATAACCCATGCCTATACTTATTTTCTAATGGAGCTTTATCAGCAAGATGGGTTAACCCAGTCCGAGATGCATAAACGCATTGGTATTGAACAACCCACCGCTGTAAGAACTCTAGATAGGATGGAGCGAGATGGATTAATTTTACGTGAGCAAAGTCCCACAGACAGACGCGCCTTATTCATAAAGCTTACTGATAAAGGCAAACGATATAAGGAGATTATCTTAGGCTGTGCTAAAGAACTTAATGATTTTTCATTGAGGGGCTTCACAGACAATGATAGAGCCTTATTTAATCAGTTAATTAATCGACTTAATTCTAATTTAGATAGTTGA
- a CDS encoding ornithine cyclodeaminase family protein: MSLRLLSLGEVKQSITMSQAIDAMERAFTQLANQQVKLPLRTAISIDEEKALTLTMPAYLAQDKTLGLKVVSIFPNNLAKNMPSITGFIMLLDASTGEPKVLMDAAYLTSLRTGAVSGLATKYFARDNANHVAIIGSGAQSLTQLEAVTAVRNITRVSIWSRNMKNAEEFAKKLEKQYDIKVYEHVSQAVRDADIICTATSSTEPLIHLNDIQPYVHINAIGSHSRSMQEISQDVLGHSVVFVDQLEAVLSESGEVIKAVEQNTLKKETIIEIGQWLLRKDMDYKNHSTVFKSVGLAIQDLSVAEVVYRNALKNSLGINFSIN; encoded by the coding sequence ATGAGCCTTCGACTGTTATCCTTAGGTGAAGTAAAACAAAGTATCACTATGAGTCAGGCAATTGATGCAATGGAGCGTGCATTTACTCAATTAGCCAATCAACAAGTCAAGTTGCCATTGAGAACAGCCATTTCTATTGATGAGGAAAAAGCGCTAACACTGACAATGCCAGCTTACTTAGCACAGGATAAGACTTTAGGTTTGAAAGTGGTTTCTATTTTTCCTAATAATCTTGCTAAAAATATGCCATCTATTACTGGCTTTATTATGCTACTCGATGCAAGCACCGGTGAACCAAAGGTCTTGATGGATGCAGCCTATCTAACGTCCTTGAGAACAGGTGCTGTTTCTGGATTGGCAACGAAGTATTTTGCACGGGACAATGCAAATCATGTCGCCATTATTGGATCTGGAGCCCAGTCACTGACTCAACTTGAGGCAGTGACTGCAGTCCGTAATATTACGCGTGTTTCCATATGGTCACGAAATATGAAGAATGCGGAAGAGTTTGCTAAAAAATTAGAGAAGCAATATGACATTAAGGTCTATGAACATGTTTCACAGGCCGTGAGAGATGCCGATATCATCTGTACAGCAACCAGTAGCACCGAACCATTAATTCATTTAAACGATATTCAACCCTATGTCCACATTAATGCCATAGGATCGCATTCTAGATCTATGCAAGAAATTAGTCAGGATGTCTTAGGTCATTCAGTTGTTTTTGTTGATCAATTGGAAGCTGTGCTATCGGAGTCTGGGGAAGTAATCAAAGCTGTTGAGCAAAATACATTAAAAAAAGAAACTATCATTGAGATTGGTCAATGGCTATTGCGTAAAGATATGGATTATAAAAATCATTCCACGGTATTTAAATCGGTTGGTCTCGCAATCCAGGATTTAAGTGTAGCTGAAGTTGTCTATCGAAATGCATTAAAAAACAGTCTCGGTATAAATTTTTCCATTAACTAA
- a CDS encoding response regulator transcription factor, with product MGCLSQPDISGLELLEKLRQQKIFLPVIVITGYGEIPRAVRAMKLGAKDFLLKPFNEQILLDKV from the coding sequence CTGGGTTGTTTATCACAGCCAGATATCAGTGGATTAGAGCTTTTAGAGAAACTAAGGCAGCAAAAAATATTTTTACCCGTAATCGTCATTACTGGATATGGGGAAATCCCCAGGGCCGTAAGGGCGATGAAACTTGGTGCCAAAGACTTTCTATTGAAGCCATTTAACGAACAAATACTTTTGGATAAAGTGTAA
- a CDS encoding Tn3 family transposase, with product MSFIEVLPDHEVKRFSRPPVFVAEDRKQYFKLDEIVSVLLKNVKDPCNKVGLLLQYGYFRASGKFYMQKLFKVGDIKFVAKTLGIELSSASLSDYIDRTRQKHRLLILEGCGHVEFSNAEAFFEEAVEDMVNQQMHPRKLCYLIVERLRNKKIELPSYDRIVKTITEKFNAFEKNTLQTMSNVITPVHQEALDHLTITTGEYYERPLLTQLKTITQSMRPKQIKHGIRNFLIIKKLFNEIKPIIDALSLSAEATKYYAQWVIKAKVTQITDMVESNKRYLYLVAFIDHTHRMWQDTLVDILLKSVQQQLNKAAKKLDNIIKDRAPDKNKLSASVLSGFNETQSTVNAVRTVLHDNLLNDNEKIERLYKIVPEKIVNPSLIQAVLDADKLKDQINSEDDEADQFDILTTLSVKLQNRVADIVKHLDFEVGNNADPLYSALAHYQSEKNITSTAPNEFLDDHEYKAIYKNNKFNISLYKALLFCKIASAVKSGKISLLRSYRYLSIEGYLIDEQFWQENKQALLEKFGLSNFSDIEQVLPRLSTLLNKQYIDVNERILHGKNQYVTVKKEGGFSVYTPAVEKPDYDSITTIIGKDRYVPILQMMAEMNGLSKFTSNFTHHKIKDSKENPENEIFYAGIFALGSNIGLHKLANTAVGINYNTLSNAVNWYFSLENLHMVNQTLTDLMAKLWLPNKFKREKSLLHTSSDAKKQCVSVESLNANHSYKYFGNGKGANVYRFIDERGILFYTTVFSSSERDAASVIDGLLHNDSIQSDMHSTDTHGYTEMIFAVSHLIGVTFAPRIKDISSINLASFNKIKPKSAKVEYPVTPGHYIKESKIRRNWDTILRLIATIMLRKHRASTILKRLSAYDNQHPLEEAIKEFGRVIKSIFILKYIDDVTLRQTIEKQLNKGELANKFASAVSFVGDDITEAYREDQEISAMCKTIIQNIIILWNYIELTKIIMRSDNEMRKVLLENITSASILTWQHVNLYGTYDFSNLLSANDPDYSLDEVINFTAA from the coding sequence ATGAGTTTTATAGAAGTTCTTCCAGATCATGAAGTTAAACGATTTAGTAGACCACCCGTTTTTGTCGCTGAAGATAGGAAACAATATTTCAAATTGGATGAAATAGTTTCTGTATTACTGAAAAATGTAAAAGATCCATGCAATAAAGTAGGTTTATTGCTCCAATATGGCTACTTTAGAGCAAGCGGTAAATTCTATATGCAAAAATTGTTCAAAGTAGGTGATATTAAATTTGTAGCAAAAACCCTTGGTATTGAATTATCAAGTGCTTCTCTTTCGGATTATATCGATAGGACACGTCAAAAACACAGGTTATTGATTCTTGAAGGTTGTGGCCACGTCGAGTTTTCCAATGCGGAAGCTTTTTTTGAGGAAGCTGTTGAAGACATGGTTAACCAGCAAATGCATCCGCGAAAATTATGTTATTTAATCGTTGAAAGGTTACGCAACAAAAAAATTGAATTACCGAGTTATGACCGGATTGTTAAAACAATTACCGAGAAATTTAATGCATTTGAAAAAAATACGCTGCAGACAATGTCCAATGTTATCACTCCGGTTCATCAGGAAGCATTAGATCATCTCACAATTACAACTGGAGAATATTACGAGCGCCCCTTGTTGACGCAACTAAAAACCATAACGCAATCTATGAGACCCAAACAAATCAAGCATGGTATTCGAAATTTTCTTATCATTAAAAAATTATTCAACGAGATAAAACCGATCATAGATGCTCTATCTTTATCAGCAGAGGCCACTAAATATTATGCACAATGGGTCATTAAAGCAAAGGTGACACAGATAACGGATATGGTTGAATCCAATAAACGTTACTTATATTTGGTTGCATTCATCGATCATACTCATAGGATGTGGCAAGATACTCTGGTTGATATTTTATTAAAAAGTGTCCAACAACAATTGAACAAAGCAGCTAAAAAGTTAGACAATATAATAAAAGATCGTGCGCCTGATAAAAATAAATTATCAGCTTCAGTTTTGTCTGGCTTTAATGAAACCCAATCAACGGTGAATGCAGTCAGGACAGTATTACATGACAATTTATTGAATGATAATGAAAAAATTGAAAGGCTATATAAAATAGTCCCAGAAAAAATAGTTAATCCATCATTAATTCAAGCGGTATTGGATGCCGATAAGCTTAAAGACCAGATAAACAGCGAGGACGATGAGGCAGACCAGTTTGATATTTTGACCACTCTTTCAGTAAAATTACAAAACCGGGTTGCGGATATTGTAAAGCACCTCGATTTTGAAGTAGGTAATAATGCAGATCCCCTGTATTCAGCATTAGCCCACTATCAATCAGAGAAAAATATTACTTCAACGGCTCCTAATGAGTTCTTGGACGATCATGAGTACAAGGCAATTTATAAAAATAATAAATTTAACATCTCGCTTTATAAAGCACTCTTGTTTTGCAAAATAGCTAGTGCCGTTAAATCTGGAAAAATCAGTCTGTTACGATCTTATCGTTACTTATCGATTGAAGGTTACTTAATCGATGAACAATTCTGGCAAGAAAACAAACAGGCGCTTCTTGAAAAATTTGGACTTTCTAATTTCAGTGATATAGAACAAGTCCTACCGAGACTCAGTACTTTGCTGAATAAACAATATATTGATGTAAATGAACGTATTCTTCATGGTAAGAATCAGTATGTTACCGTTAAAAAAGAAGGCGGCTTTTCAGTGTATACCCCTGCAGTTGAAAAACCAGATTATGATTCAATTACAACAATCATAGGAAAAGATAGATATGTACCAATTCTTCAGATGATGGCGGAAATGAACGGGCTTTCTAAATTCACATCAAACTTTACGCACCATAAGATCAAAGACTCCAAAGAAAATCCTGAGAATGAAATATTTTATGCAGGAATTTTTGCTTTAGGGAGCAATATAGGGCTGCATAAACTTGCTAATACGGCTGTTGGTATTAATTACAATACCCTCTCAAATGCCGTCAACTGGTATTTCTCATTAGAAAATTTACACATGGTTAACCAGACCTTAACCGACTTAATGGCAAAATTATGGTTACCAAATAAATTTAAACGTGAGAAAAGTTTATTACATACCTCCAGTGATGCCAAAAAACAATGTGTATCAGTAGAATCATTAAATGCTAATCACTCTTACAAATATTTTGGCAATGGCAAAGGAGCAAATGTTTATCGATTTATTGATGAGCGTGGTATTTTATTTTACACAACGGTATTCAGTAGTTCAGAGCGGGATGCAGCTTCTGTTATTGATGGCTTACTGCATAATGACAGCATCCAAAGTGATATGCATTCCACAGATACACACGGCTATACTGAGATGATTTTTGCAGTCTCTCATTTAATTGGAGTAACTTTTGCACCGCGAATAAAAGATATTTCATCAATAAATTTAGCCAGTTTTAACAAAATAAAACCAAAATCAGCCAAGGTAGAATATCCTGTCACCCCAGGTCATTACATCAAAGAAAGTAAAATCAGAAGAAATTGGGATACCATATTGAGATTGATTGCAACCATTATGCTTAGGAAACACCGAGCATCAACGATTTTGAAAAGGCTCAGTGCATATGACAATCAACATCCATTGGAAGAAGCCATCAAAGAATTTGGTCGAGTTATCAAATCTATCTTTATTCTGAAATACATTGATGATGTCACCTTGCGACAAACGATTGAAAAACAATTAAATAAAGGCGAGTTAGCTAATAAATTCGCATCTGCCGTTTCATTTGTAGGTGATGATATCACTGAAGCCTATCGAGAGGATCAAGAAATATCAGCTATGTGCAAAACCATTATCCAGAACATCATCATTCTATGGAATTATATAGAACTGACAAAAATAATTATGCGATCAGATAATGAGATGAGAAAAGTCTTGCTCGAGAATATTACCAGCGCATCGATCCTAACCTGGCAACATGTAAACCTATATGGGACGTATGATTTTAGTAATTTACTGAGTGCAAATGACCCGGATTACTCGTTAGATGAGGTGATTAATTTTACTGCAGCTTAG
- a CDS encoding PhzF family phenazine biosynthesis protein, producing MKKQPIYQIDAFSSELFGGNPAAVCPLSHWLSDDQMQSIAAENNLSETAFILPEDEHYQIRWFTPNTEVALCGHATLASAFVVFEFLGHKKEQIVFNSKSGELRVKKNASLLQMDFPALPYTKITPLPSLLKALKVRPVEVYESTFDLLIILENELDVKEARPDLYAISELNNRGVILSAPASQADVYSRCFYPGCDVPEDPVTGSAHCVIAPYWSSRLGKNKIHAIQGLKRKGELLCEVARDRVLLSGSCQLYLQGHIFLP from the coding sequence ATGAAAAAACAACCGATATACCAAATTGATGCTTTCTCTTCCGAATTATTTGGTGGAAATCCAGCTGCAGTCTGCCCATTGAGTCATTGGTTAAGTGATGATCAAATGCAATCGATTGCCGCTGAAAATAATCTTTCTGAAACTGCTTTTATTCTTCCTGAAGACGAACATTATCAGATTCGCTGGTTTACACCTAATACTGAAGTAGCATTATGCGGTCATGCGACACTAGCAAGTGCTTTCGTTGTTTTTGAATTCTTAGGTCATAAAAAAGAACAAATTGTTTTTAATAGTAAAAGTGGTGAACTGCGAGTGAAGAAAAATGCCAGTTTATTACAGATGGATTTCCCGGCGCTGCCGTATACTAAAATAACCCCATTACCTTCCTTATTAAAGGCTCTTAAAGTTCGACCGGTGGAGGTGTACGAAAGTACCTTTGATTTGTTGATAATCCTTGAAAATGAACTCGATGTAAAAGAGGCCAGACCAGATTTGTATGCAATTAGCGAGCTAAACAATCGTGGTGTGATTCTATCCGCACCAGCAAGTCAGGCGGATGTGTACTCACGCTGTTTTTACCCTGGCTGTGATGTGCCCGAAGATCCGGTAACTGGATCGGCGCACTGTGTTATAGCGCCTTATTGGAGTAGTCGTTTAGGTAAGAACAAAATTCATGCAATACAGGGATTAAAGCGAAAAGGAGAATTATTGTGTGAAGTAGCCAGGGATCGGGTTTTATTGTCGGGCTCATGCCAACTATATTTACAAGGTCATATTTTTTTACCATAA
- a CDS encoding exonuclease domain-containing protein yields the protein MQLNNIVPGPASKVFVAAIIDLETMGIDATQDEIIEIGLLSFSFSNEEGILEIKHSYNELNDPGKPIPPEITKITGIRNEDVVGKTINWDFVLQVLNGTHVIICHNAQFDRNFLELQTPDDIRTKVISLPFGCTIKDIDWKERSYESSKLDYLNWKLGYFYDGHRAINDCWLKLQTRY from the coding sequence ATGCAGCTAAACAACATTGTTCCTGGACCTGCATCTAAGGTATTTGTCGCGGCCATTATTGATTTGGAGACAATGGGTATCGATGCCACCCAGGATGAAATCATTGAAATTGGGTTGCTTTCATTTTCATTTTCCAACGAGGAAGGAATTCTTGAAATTAAGCATTCTTATAACGAACTCAACGATCCAGGAAAACCAATACCTCCAGAAATTACTAAAATTACGGGTATTCGGAACGAAGATGTAGTTGGAAAAACAATTAATTGGGATTTTGTTTTACAAGTACTTAATGGTACCCATGTAATCATATGTCACAATGCTCAATTTGACCGTAATTTTTTAGAATTACAAACTCCTGACGATATTCGAACTAAAGTTATCTCTCTCCCTTTCGGTTGCACAATAAAAGACATTGATTGGAAAGAGCGAAGCTATGAAAGTTCAAAGCTTGATTACCTTAACTGGAAACTAGGATACTTTTATGATGGGCATAGAGCGATTAACGATTGTTGGCTTAAATTACAGACTCGGTACTAA
- a CDS encoding aminotransferase class I/II-fold pyridoxal phosphate-dependent enzyme translates to MLTPEGSDAGNIDRIMLLSMWAKHLDTEQIKQKLIYAGMGKPTFRINPYMVQAFVAYWDCIQKRLGDLINKTTDEHVAIDYGDPRGEEQALLDMAKAMTQWYSTEVSTKDLLFTVGGAGALKVIFDTFNEPGSHSPQYRVITPFPYYTLYANERHILHPIEVMNESGYRLSLNNLRTSIEDAKKAAKLDGIPPKVLLLCNPNNPLGTVLSVDELGYVATVLREHPDLNLVIDEAYAEMVWLDEKPTSILELAPDLKERVTILRSATKAHSTAGERMALLMNFNPERMTQYRTKNISMIGHAPRSAQIAYASAMSHFNDKEANELRVFYEPKLRFVQQKLGELNALMPDPEYRIEGTFYVMADLSDLIGMDIPIEASAALGHGGAVNTCEELVYSLLFKESIMLAPSQYFGLAPSSAFCRITCSGSEEDLSTLMDRLGRCLLTERVNQRKKLLLAIEDELQPLELSHPLIYQRHKASLDAFKEETKNHVELVEQNKALQMVLSEVKEHILSLTGKSEPLRTEASQSFFMQHQDNTLEKKIKKEMDAEWIVFIDEIASEGPLKEYLLNLPPKERMSFKPWTERLALKQIGDAPFVH, encoded by the coding sequence ATGTTAACACCAGAAGGATCAGATGCAGGAAATATAGACAGAATCATGCTCTTATCGATGTGGGCAAAACACCTGGATACAGAACAGATAAAGCAAAAACTGATTTATGCTGGAATGGGAAAGCCTACCTTTCGTATCAATCCTTATATGGTTCAAGCGTTTGTTGCCTATTGGGACTGCATCCAAAAAAGGCTGGGAGATCTTATCAATAAGACAACGGATGAGCATGTTGCCATAGATTATGGAGATCCTCGTGGAGAGGAACAAGCTTTGCTGGACATGGCTAAAGCAATGACCCAATGGTATTCCACGGAAGTCTCTACAAAAGACCTCTTGTTCACCGTGGGAGGTGCGGGTGCTTTAAAAGTAATTTTTGACACATTTAATGAACCAGGGTCCCATTCACCTCAATATCGAGTGATCACGCCATTTCCTTATTACACCTTATATGCAAATGAGCGTCACATATTACATCCCATTGAGGTGATGAATGAGTCTGGATATCGTTTGAGTCTTAATAACCTTAGAACAAGCATCGAAGATGCGAAAAAAGCAGCCAAACTCGATGGCATTCCCCCGAAAGTCCTATTGTTGTGTAATCCCAATAACCCCTTGGGTACGGTGTTATCGGTAGACGAGTTAGGTTATGTGGCTACTGTACTAAGAGAACATCCTGATTTAAATTTAGTGATTGACGAGGCGTATGCCGAAATGGTTTGGTTAGATGAAAAACCGACTTCAATCCTTGAGCTGGCTCCAGACCTTAAAGAGAGAGTCACTATTTTACGTTCGGCAACAAAAGCACATTCAACGGCCGGAGAGCGAATGGCGCTACTCATGAATTTTAATCCGGAACGTATGACCCAATATCGTACTAAGAATATTTCAATGATTGGCCATGCGCCACGCTCGGCGCAAATAGCATATGCCTCTGCCATGAGCCATTTTAATGATAAAGAAGCCAATGAGTTACGCGTCTTTTATGAACCGAAACTTCGCTTTGTCCAACAAAAGTTAGGTGAACTGAACGCGTTAATGCCGGATCCAGAATATAGGATTGAGGGCACTTTTTATGTGATGGCTGATTTAAGTGACTTAATAGGGATGGACATACCTATTGAAGCCTCCGCGGCCCTTGGGCATGGGGGGGCTGTGAACACCTGTGAGGAGTTAGTGTATAGCTTACTTTTTAAAGAATCCATCATGCTTGCCCCGAGTCAATATTTTGGATTAGCGCCTAGCTCGGCCTTTTGCCGCATCACGTGCAGTGGATCTGAAGAGGATTTATCTACGTTAATGGATAGGCTGGGTCGCTGCTTACTGACAGAGCGCGTAAACCAGAGAAAAAAGCTTCTGTTGGCTATTGAAGATGAATTACAGCCCTTGGAGTTATCGCATCCACTGATTTATCAGCGCCATAAAGCATCCCTTGATGCGTTTAAAGAGGAAACAAAAAACCATGTTGAACTAGTAGAACAGAACAAAGCGTTACAGATGGTGTTATCTGAGGTGAAAGAACATATCCTGTCGTTAACAGGAAAAAGTGAGCCCCTTAGGACAGAAGCCTCTCAAAGTTTCTTCATGCAACACCAGGACAACACGCTTGAGAAAAAAATAAAAAAGGAGATGGATGCTGAATGGATAGTTTTTATTGATGAAATAGCTTCAGAAGGTCCCTTAAAAGAATATTTATTGAATTTACCTCCCAAAGAACGCATGAGTTTTAAACCTTGGACTGAACGCTTAGCATTAAAACAAATAGGAGATGCCCCTTTTGTGCATTAA
- a CDS encoding pyridoxal-phosphate dependent enzyme, translating into MKPLHIKTPLIQSQHLKNILGKQIHFKLELLQPPGSFKLRGIGKLCQHEWQKGVRSFVASSGGNAGVAVAYCGMKLEVPTTVFIPSSSHAIYVDAIKSYGAEVIVAGSVWDEAHQAAEVFAKKHAAAYIPPFDHPMLWDGHATIIEEVVSQGIQPPDAVIVSVGGGGLACGVLKGMRQQGWNDVPLIAVETAGADAFFQSVKADHRVTLSTITSKATSLGAKSVTPRLMQWTKEHVIKNIIVSDTDAEQGSRAFAKDQRMLVELSSGASMSVVYDNHPIIQPLESILVIACGGINISHFNL; encoded by the coding sequence ATGAAACCACTCCATATCAAAACACCATTAATTCAATCGCAACACCTTAAAAACATTTTAGGAAAACAAATTCACTTCAAGCTGGAATTACTTCAACCACCTGGTTCGTTTAAACTCCGTGGTATTGGCAAATTATGTCAACATGAATGGCAGAAGGGTGTCAGGTCTTTTGTGGCTTCATCAGGGGGCAATGCAGGTGTTGCCGTAGCTTATTGCGGAATGAAATTAGAGGTGCCAACGACGGTTTTTATTCCAAGTAGCAGCCATGCTATCTACGTTGACGCAATTAAATCATATGGTGCGGAAGTTATTGTTGCAGGCTCTGTGTGGGATGAAGCCCATCAGGCGGCAGAAGTTTTTGCTAAAAAACATGCCGCTGCCTATATTCCTCCCTTTGATCACCCGATGTTATGGGATGGACATGCGACAATAATTGAGGAAGTTGTCTCGCAAGGCATTCAACCCCCTGATGCGGTTATTGTGTCAGTAGGCGGTGGTGGATTAGCTTGCGGTGTTCTAAAAGGCATGCGTCAACAAGGTTGGAATGATGTACCATTAATTGCTGTTGAAACAGCGGGCGCTGATGCATTTTTTCAATCAGTAAAGGCCGATCACCGAGTTACATTATCGACAATTACTAGTAAAGCAACTAGCCTAGGAGCAAAAAGTGTTACACCAAGACTCATGCAATGGACAAAAGAGCATGTTATTAAAAACATAATCGTCAGCGATACGGACGCAGAACAAGGCAGTCGTGCTTTTGCAAAAGATCAGCGTATGTTGGTAGAGCTTTCAAGTGGAGCTTCGATGTCTGTGGTCTATGATAATCACCCGATTATTCAACCATTAGAATCTATTCTTGTTATTGCTTGTGGGGGTATTAACATTAGTCATTTTAATTTGTAG